The Aneurinibacillus migulanus genome contains the following window.
ATGTCCATCTTTCAATTCATTTTCATCTTTAAATGCTAAAGACCCACTCTTAGCAATAACTCCAAGGTTATTTTCAAGTTCTTCTTTTGTCATTCCAATACCAGTATCCGAGATTTTCAATATTCTATTTTCCTTGTCAACAGCCACCTTTATATAGTAACTGTCTTTATCAAAATTTAAACTGTCATCAGTTAATGCTTTGTAATATATTTTGTCAATTGCATCACTAGAATTAGAAATTAACTCTCTTAAAAATATCTCTCGCTGAGAATAAATTGAGTTAATCATCATATCTAATAACCTTTTAGATTCTGCTTTAAATTGTTGTTTTACCATTAAAATCTCTCCTTTCAATATAAAAACTACTTCGACATACTATTGACGTGATAGTTATAATTGTATAGACGTCAAACGATTAGCACTCGAATTAATAGAGTGCTAATCATTATTTTAATAGCATATCCTTTAGTTTACGTCAATATGTTACGGATTTTTTTACTTTGAATATGGTTAGGGGAGGAAAAAGAGAGCACGTATTTAATGTGTGGGGATCTAAAGGTACTAAGCAAACGATGCTGCATATGAATAAGGCTTTTGAAGCTGATTTGGATGCACGAGAAGAGGCAGGGAATGTCTTTAACCAAGTAAAACCAAAGCTTGCTGTGTATTTCCAACCACACTCCCCTTTCAAAATATCAAGTGTAATTTATATAGAAGTGTGGCCCATTGGAAAAACCTCGACATGCTGAAGAACACAGGCATATCCCTGCGTTCTTCAGCTTGCATATTTCTCTATGAAAATGATGAAAATAAAACAAACTATTTGCGACGAAATGCTAGTGTATATAGGGCCCAGCCAATTGTCATTACTATTATAAAAACCAACAGCACATTACTGTATAGAAAAGACGCGGCGTTCTCTACTGTTGGCAATAAAGGGAAATCCAATGTACGCTTTGTGAGCATACCACCAACAACCGCTATACCTATTCCTTCTGATAAGAAGCAAGCAAAATTGAGCATCCCCATTCCAGCACCAGCTTCTTCTGGTTCAAGACTATCTGCAACACTATTGGAAATCACTGTCTTGATAAATGAAAGACCACCGAAAGTAAAAATTAACATACCTGTCATTAGCCATGGCGTTTCATCTAAAAATAACGATATAATCAGAAAACTAAAAATACTCAAGAACAATCCAAGAGATAAAACGAATGTATTGCCTCGTTTATCTACCAAAGTTCCACCAATTATACCGAAAACGATTACACTCATCGTGCCAGGGAATATAATCCCACTGCCAATCATGACTGTGGTTAGTTGATGCACGTCTCTCATCATATAAGGTACCATTGAGATGAACCCGGCCACAGTGCCTAATAAAATGCATCCAGTTAGAACACCGATTATAAATTTTCGCTTTCTAAACAAAGATGGTTCAATAAAAGGCTCTTTAGCTCGGCGGATATGCAAGGAAAACCCTACAAACAACACAACGCTTATTACAATATAGATCCAATTATATTGCATCGTATATAAAGTAAACATTACAATCCCAATTGATAGCAACAATACACCGAGAATATCTATTTGGCCTTTAGAGACAGATTCATTAGGCAATACTTTAAGAAAGAACGGGATAGATACAAGCGTCATCATTGGAATTATAAAAAGGAATGACCAATGTACATAATGCGCAATCATTCCACCAATGACTGGTCCCATGCCTTCACCCACAGCTACCAATGACCCTACCAACCCGAATGCTTTACCACGATCCTCTGAACGAACATGACGTGCAATGATCACCATAATAAGTGCAGGCACTGCCGAGGCACCAGCACCTTGAATAAAACGTGCAGCAATGATAGCTGGTAAGTAAGCATATGCAAGTATACCGAAAAGTGATCCCGCACTATACGTTAATAGCCCGATAATCAGTAATTTCTTAATACCATACATATCAGATATTTTTCCATATATAGCCGATCCGATACTAAATGAAAGGATAAAACTTGTATTAACCCAATTTGCTACAGCAGGCGGAACAACAAATTGTTTTGCAATATCAGGCAATGCTACATTGAATACCGTCTCATTCAGGACACTGAAGAAAGCAAGGAAGCTCAGCCATGCTAATGCCTTCTTCACATTTTTAAAGGTTTGATTTGGTAACCCGACTTCTTCAGTAAATTTTTTACTGTTGTTTACATCTTTATCCACTAGGATAATACCCCCATATTATAGGGGGAGTACGCAGTTTATAGGGTAAATGATACGCTTCCCCCTTGAATTTGTACCCGATTCATTTTAGTGCACTTCATAAAAACGCCTCCTAATTATAATTATCCAATATTTTACCACAAAACAGCTTAGGTAGCATTTTGTTTCTATATAAAATTGGTATTTTTTACAATATGCTAATATTCGCCATTAAGGCAGTCTACTCTTTTGTATCCAATTACCGGTCACCAAGCCAGGAACCACTAACAGCAAAGAAAACAAGAAAAACACGAACATTTTTGTCGGAAATTCACAACTTTTATTTTTATCATTGAATAACGTTCGTGTTTTACTTACAATCTTGTTATCAGCTTTAAAAAGCTAAGGGGGAAACTCATGGTAAACTATTCGGATTTTATACAGCTAGGACGGTTAATCCGTCATTTAGAACCTCATGTAACGAATATGACACTTCATATTCTTACACATGAACATCGGGAAGAAATTGCCCGGAAAATAATCGAAGGGTTATTGGGTTCAAATCCCGACCAAACACTTCACATCGAAACGAGTTCCGGCGAATACACAAATGAAATTGCTATTTTACAAATAGGAAAGAGCAAGTATACGTTTGAGAAAGATCATCAAGACATATTCATTAGCAAAATGAATCATTATAGCTGCCGCATCACCGCAGGCTCCTATGGTATCCTGGCATATCATACGGACTATCCAGGCGTCATCCGGGATGTATCGCGTATTCTTGCAGAGAATCAAATCAACATCTCCAGCATGAAAGTATCGAGAGAACAAAAAGGAAAAAATGCATTGCTGGTTTCGTTGACCGATGAAGAAATACCAGCAGAGACTATAGCAAAAATCCAACGAATTCCCCAGATTACAAAAATCGTGGCGTTGTGCCCGGTGTGAATCTTATGAAGGAGAGGCTAAAACATGAAATATCGCTCTGTGTTTGACATTATCGGTCCGATTATGATCGGGCCTTCCAGCTCTCATACAGCCGGTGCGGCACGAATTGGACTACTCGCACGAAATCTGTTCGGAAACAAACCTACACGAGCAGACATTTTATTTTACGGATCATTTGCAAAAACATACAAAGGTCATGGAACCGACATTGCCATTGTAGGAGGAATTCTCGGATTTGATACATTTGATAAACGGATGACCGAATCTCTTTCAATTGCCAAAGAGCAGCATGTGGATATTACGATACGTACCTCGGATGATATCCCCAATCATCCAAATACCGCCCGGGTGACAATAAGCGATGAAACAAAGACGGTAAGCGTATGCGGCATCTCCATCGGCGGCGGAAAAATGGAGATTACTGAGGTAGATGGATTTCCAGTTCGCATCACTGGCGATATGCCTACCCTGCTCGTATGGCATGAAGACCGGTATGGCCTGGTAGCCGCCGTATCAGAGATCCTAGCCGCGCATAAAATAAATATTGGATATATGGATATGGCCCGAAAATCCCGAGGAGCGCAAGCACTTATGGTCATAGAAACCGATCAGGCTGCATCTGAAGTGATTTGCCAGGAATTATGCGCTCTATCTTATATAAATAACGTTTCCAGTATCGCTGCATTATAAGGACAGAAAAGGAGTGAACGATGATGGTGTTTCGTACGATCGCCGAATTGGTGGAGCTATGCTCTACAGAAAATAAAAAAATCTCACAAATTATGATTGAAACGGAAAGCGAAACCTCCGGCAAAAGCCAACAAGAGGTTATAGATATGATGGAACGAAATCTAGATGTCATGAAAGAAGCCGTGGAAAGAGGAATTGTGGAACCTGATCGGTCGCGCAGCGGTTTAACCGGAGGAGACGCAGTTCTTCTGCAAACCTATATGAAGGAAAAGGAACCTCTCTCCGGAAAGCTTCTGTTGGATGCTGTTAGCAAGTCTGTAGCGACGAATGAAGTGAATGCGAAGATGGGTACCATTTGTGCAACACCGACTGCCGGCGCCTGTGGAATCGTGCCCGGTACTCTGTTCGCTGTCGCTCCAAAGCTGAATGCGGACCGCGAACAGATGGTACGTTATTTATTTACAGCAGGCGCCGTCGGCTTCGTTATCGCAAACAATGCTTTTATTTCAGGAGCAGCGGGTGGCTGTCAGGCTGAAGTAGGCTCGGCTACCGGCATGGCAGCAGCGGCCATTGTGGAGATGGCAGGCGGTTCTGCCGAACAATCCGCACAGGCGGTCGCCATCGCGTTAAAAAATATGCTCGGTCTTGTCTGCGATCCGGTAGCAGGCTTAGTTGAAGTTCCCTGTGTTAAAAGAAACGCCATGGGAGCGGCAAATGCGATGGTTGCGGCAGATATGGCATTAGCTGGTATACGAAGCGCCATTCCGACCGACGAGGTAATCGAAGCGATGTACCGCATCGGCTGCGCTATGCCCAACACATTAAAGGAGACCGCACTGGGGGGATTAGCGGCCACACCAACCGGTCGCGAGCTAGAACGTAGAATTTTCGGTGATGCATAGTTTTAAAAACATGAAACCTTACCTGTAGTACGTCGTATAAGTGAAGCGATACGATTTCTGTATCCTGCTCTAAAGGTCCAATACATTTAGCTAACACTCAGCGAGGGATGAAGCTCCTCAGTGAGCGCAGTTTCACTTTATTACAACTGGAAAGGAGTCTACAAGTGACGGAGTATATTCTTGCCTTTGTAGAAATCCTGAAGGAATTTTCTTATTTCGGATTGATGCTGGCATTAACGTTTGAATTTGTTCCTGCCGAATTGGTTCTGCCCCTTGCCGGATACTGGGTGTATCAGGGGGATATGAGCTATTGGCCAGCCGTTCTCGCAGGTACGGTCGGAGGCACATTTGGTCCACTTACTTTATATGCATTGGGACGTTACGGCGGGCGGCCCTTTATTCTGAAATACGGTAAGTATCTGTTTATTCGGGAGCATCAGGTGGAGAAAGCAGACCTCTTCTTTCAGAAATACGGGGCCGGGGTCGCTTTTTTCGCACGCTTTTTGCCGGGCGTCCGCACGCTTATCTCTATCCCCTGCGGCCTGGCTAAAATGAATGTATGGCTTTTTTCCATTTATACATTCTGTGCTACTCTGCCCATTACAGCGGTTTACATCTATCTGGGGTATACGTTCGGTCCACATTATAAACAGGCGGCAGCAGCAGCTGAAGACTACTCTCCGTTTATTATCGCTGGGATCGTTGTTCTTCTTGGAATTTATATTGCAATCAAGAATAAATGGAGCTACAGTTTCGGAAAATAATGCTTCTGGTAATAGTTGTACAT
Protein-coding sequences here:
- a CDS encoding tetracycline resistance efflux system leader peptide, producing MKCTKMNRVQIQGGSVSFTL
- a CDS encoding DedA family protein — its product is MLALTFEFVPAELVLPLAGYWVYQGDMSYWPAVLAGTVGGTFGPLTLYALGRYGGRPFILKYGKYLFIREHQVEKADLFFQKYGAGVAFFARFLPGVRTLISIPCGLAKMNVWLFSIYTFCATLPITAVYIYLGYTFGPHYKQAAAAAEDYSPFIIAGIVVLLGIYIAIKNKWSYSFGK
- a CDS encoding ACT domain-containing protein — protein: MVNYSDFIQLGRLIRHLEPHVTNMTLHILTHEHREEIARKIIEGLLGSNPDQTLHIETSSGEYTNEIAILQIGKSKYTFEKDHQDIFISKMNHYSCRITAGSYGILAYHTDYPGVIRDVSRILAENQINISSMKVSREQKGKNALLVSLTDEEIPAETIAKIQRIPQITKIVALCPV
- the sdaAA gene encoding L-serine ammonia-lyase, iron-sulfur-dependent, subunit alpha, with the protein product MFRTIAELVELCSTENKKISQIMIETESETSGKSQQEVIDMMERNLDVMKEAVERGIVEPDRSRSGLTGGDAVLLQTYMKEKEPLSGKLLLDAVSKSVATNEVNAKMGTICATPTAGACGIVPGTLFAVAPKLNADREQMVRYLFTAGAVGFVIANNAFISGAAGGCQAEVGSATGMAAAAIVEMAGGSAEQSAQAVAIALKNMLGLVCDPVAGLVEVPCVKRNAMGAANAMVAADMALAGIRSAIPTDEVIEAMYRIGCAMPNTLKETALGGLAATPTGRELERRIFGDA
- the sdaAB gene encoding L-serine ammonia-lyase, iron-sulfur-dependent subunit beta → MKYRSVFDIIGPIMIGPSSSHTAGAARIGLLARNLFGNKPTRADILFYGSFAKTYKGHGTDIAIVGGILGFDTFDKRMTESLSIAKEQHVDITIRTSDDIPNHPNTARVTISDETKTVSVCGISIGGGKMEITEVDGFPVRITGDMPTLLVWHEDRYGLVAAVSEILAAHKINIGYMDMARKSRGAQALMVIETDQAASEVICQELCALSYINNVSSIAAL
- a CDS encoding MFS transporter, whose product is MKKALAWLSFLAFFSVLNETVFNVALPDIAKQFVVPPAVANWVNTSFILSFSIGSAIYGKISDMYGIKKLLIIGLLTYSAGSLFGILAYAYLPAIIAARFIQGAGASAVPALIMVIIARHVRSEDRGKAFGLVGSLVAVGEGMGPVIGGMIAHYVHWSFLFIIPMMTLVSIPFFLKVLPNESVSKGQIDILGVLLLSIGIVMFTLYTMQYNWIYIVISVVLFVGFSLHIRRAKEPFIEPSLFRKRKFIIGVLTGCILLGTVAGFISMVPYMMRDVHQLTTVMIGSGIIFPGTMSVIVFGIIGGTLVDKRGNTFVLSLGLFLSIFSFLIISLFLDETPWLMTGMLIFTFGGLSFIKTVISNSVADSLEPEEAGAGMGMLNFACFLSEGIGIAVVGGMLTKRTLDFPLLPTVENAASFLYSNVLLVFIIVMTIGWALYTLAFRRK